A window of Pusillimonas sp. T7-7 contains these coding sequences:
- a CDS encoding AI-2E family transporter, which translates to MKSAAARTNASDPEQSREQTDAVPLSAIAPELSSRTPVGGLPLTILATVALVFALQWAKAFFIPLVLGILIAFTLNPLVSWLERMRLPRIVATSLVMLALLGSSGMVAVSVYNEADAIMDELPVATYKLANAFKRINNGELGTLDKLRSAANTLKEAAIPAAPETQASEKPAAPAVPAVPDLNLNDLLWTGSLNAAAFLGQMSMVLFLAFFALSSGNTFKRKLVKLTGPSISRKKITVQILDDINSSVQKYMLMLLVTNVLLGLISWAVWHLIGLENPGAWAVAGALLHIIPYFGSLLAAAVTGFAAFMQFDSFSMMLLVAAITLGIASFVGMLVATWMTGRIAKMNPAAVFVALLFGAWLWGVWGMLLCVPIVMVVKVVSQHIEDLEPVAELLGD; encoded by the coding sequence ATGAAATCAGCAGCGGCCCGCACGAACGCCAGCGACCCGGAACAGAGCCGTGAGCAAACGGATGCAGTTCCCCTAAGCGCGATCGCGCCTGAACTATCCAGCCGTACACCAGTAGGTGGGCTGCCTTTGACCATATTGGCAACCGTTGCCCTGGTTTTTGCCTTGCAATGGGCCAAAGCATTTTTCATTCCACTGGTACTGGGTATATTGATAGCCTTTACGCTGAACCCCCTGGTCAGCTGGCTGGAACGCATGCGCTTACCACGCATTGTGGCCACCAGCTTGGTTATGCTGGCGCTGCTCGGATCCAGCGGCATGGTTGCCGTCTCGGTCTACAACGAAGCCGATGCCATTATGGATGAGCTGCCCGTTGCCACCTATAAACTGGCCAACGCTTTCAAACGCATAAACAATGGCGAGCTGGGCACCCTGGACAAGCTCAGAAGCGCTGCCAACACACTCAAAGAAGCCGCCATTCCCGCAGCACCAGAGACGCAAGCCTCAGAAAAACCTGCCGCGCCGGCAGTACCCGCTGTGCCAGACCTCAATTTAAACGACTTGCTCTGGACGGGATCGCTGAACGCGGCAGCCTTTCTGGGCCAAATGAGCATGGTGCTTTTCCTGGCATTCTTCGCCTTGTCGTCGGGCAACACCTTCAAGCGCAAGCTGGTCAAGCTGACCGGGCCATCGATATCGCGCAAGAAGATCACCGTTCAAATCCTGGACGACATCAACAGCTCCGTCCAGAAGTACATGCTGATGCTGCTCGTCACCAACGTGCTGCTGGGCCTGATCAGTTGGGCTGTCTGGCATCTTATTGGTCTGGAAAACCCGGGCGCCTGGGCAGTCGCCGGCGCACTGCTGCACATCATTCCTTATTTTGGCTCGCTGCTGGCAGCAGCGGTCACGGGCTTCGCTGCGTTCATGCAGTTCGATTCTTTTTCCATGATGCTGCTGGTGGCGGCGATTACGCTGGGCATCGCCAGCTTTGTCGGCATGCTGGTTGCAACCTGGATGACGGGGCGCATCGCCAAAATGAACCCCGCTGCCGTTTTTGTAGCCCTGTTGTTTGGAGCCTGGCTGTGGGGCGTATGGGGCATGTTGTTGTGCGTACCCATCGTCATGGTTGTAAAAGTCGTATCGCAGCACATAGAAGACCTGGAACCTGTAGCCGAACTGCTAGGTGATTAA
- the pyk gene encoding pyruvate kinase: protein MSIRRTKIVATLGPASSSPEKIEQLILAGMDVARLNFSHGKADDHRQRAELVRSLSEKHGKYVAIMGDLQGPKIRIARFKNDKVVLHAGQPFTLSKIHPDNAGDETIVGIDYPSLVQDCHPGDELLLDDGRVVLQVDHVEEHEVHTIVTVGGPLSNNKGINRRGGGISAPSLTDKDREDIKLAAELEMDYVAVSFPRYGSDIQEARKLVQATGSKAWIIAKIERAEAVADDRALDAIIKVSDGVMVARGDLGVEVGDARLVGIQKRIIQHARTHNKLVITATQMMESMISSPIPSRAEVSDVANAVLDYTDAVMLSAESASGEYPVEAVEAMARVCLGAEQEPTTSRSQHRLGETFARCDETIALATMYAANHFPGVKAIISLTESGHTPLIMSRIRSGVPIYSYTRHPGTQRRAAMFRGVYTVPFDAAGIDPALVSDQAIDKLKEQSLLKKGDWIILTKGDFYSNSGGTNGMKILKVK, encoded by the coding sequence ATGAGCATACGCCGAACCAAAATCGTCGCCACCCTGGGGCCCGCCAGCTCTAGCCCCGAAAAAATCGAGCAATTGATTCTGGCCGGCATGGACGTGGCACGCCTGAATTTTTCGCATGGCAAGGCCGACGATCACCGTCAACGTGCCGAACTGGTCCGTTCACTGTCTGAAAAGCACGGCAAGTATGTGGCGATCATGGGCGATTTGCAGGGTCCGAAAATCCGCATTGCCCGCTTCAAGAACGATAAAGTCGTTCTACACGCAGGCCAGCCTTTTACCTTGTCCAAAATCCATCCAGACAATGCCGGCGACGAAACCATAGTCGGCATAGACTACCCAAGTCTGGTGCAAGACTGCCATCCAGGCGACGAGCTGCTACTGGATGACGGTCGGGTCGTGCTGCAGGTCGACCATGTCGAAGAACATGAAGTACACACCATCGTGACCGTGGGCGGACCTTTGTCGAACAACAAAGGCATCAACCGACGTGGCGGAGGCATTTCAGCTCCCAGCCTCACCGACAAAGATCGCGAAGATATCAAGCTGGCCGCAGAGCTTGAAATGGATTATGTGGCCGTATCATTTCCCCGCTACGGCAGCGACATCCAGGAGGCCCGCAAGCTGGTTCAAGCCACCGGCAGCAAGGCGTGGATTATTGCCAAGATAGAGCGCGCCGAAGCCGTGGCCGACGACCGGGCGCTGGACGCCATTATCAAGGTCAGCGACGGCGTCATGGTGGCGCGTGGCGACCTGGGCGTAGAGGTTGGCGATGCCCGTCTGGTCGGCATACAAAAACGCATCATCCAGCATGCGCGCACCCACAACAAGCTGGTCATTACGGCCACACAAATGATGGAGTCCATGATCAGCAGCCCCATACCCTCGCGCGCCGAGGTGTCGGACGTGGCCAATGCCGTGCTGGACTACACCGATGCGGTGATGCTGTCGGCCGAAAGCGCTTCGGGCGAATATCCGGTGGAAGCCGTTGAGGCCATGGCCCGCGTTTGCCTGGGTGCTGAACAAGAGCCCACCACTAGCCGCTCGCAACACCGCCTGGGCGAAACCTTCGCCCGCTGCGACGAAACCATTGCCCTGGCCACCATGTATGCCGCCAACCACTTTCCAGGCGTCAAGGCCATCATCAGCCTGACAGAAAGCGGGCACACGCCCTTGATCATGTCTCGCATACGTTCAGGCGTGCCCATATACAGCTACACACGCCACCCTGGAACACAACGGCGCGCGGCCATGTTCCGTGGAGTCTATACCGTGCCTTTCGATGCTGCCGGCATAGACCCCGCGCTGGTCAGCGACCAAGCCATAGACAAGCTCAAGGAACAATCATTGCTCAAGAAAGGCGACTGGATCATTCTTACCAAGGGCGATTTCTACAGCAATAGCGGCGGCACCAACGGCATGAAGATCCTGAAGGTTAAATAA
- the rsfS gene encoding ribosome silencing factor yields MDIQKLQRLVIDALEDVKAQDIKVFNTTHITGLFDRVVIASGTSNRQTRAIASNVADAARKQKIPIIAFEGEDTGEWVLIDLGDIVVHCMQPMVRQYYNLEEIWGGKPVRVRLLPQSTQPSIPESYDFDDD; encoded by the coding sequence ATGGATATTCAAAAACTACAACGCTTGGTCATAGACGCCCTTGAAGACGTCAAGGCGCAAGACATCAAAGTCTTCAATACCACGCACATTACCGGTTTGTTTGACCGCGTCGTTATTGCCAGCGGCACTTCAAACCGCCAGACCCGGGCCATCGCGTCCAACGTGGCCGATGCCGCGCGCAAGCAAAAGATACCTATTATTGCCTTCGAAGGCGAAGACACCGGCGAGTGGGTTTTGATCGACCTGGGCGATATTGTGGTGCACTGCATGCAGCCCATGGTTCGCCAGTATTACAACCTGGAAGAAATCTGGGGCGGCAAACCCGTGCGCGTCAGGCTGCTGCCGCAATCAACCCAGCCCAGCATCCCCGAGTCCTACGACTTCGACGACGACTGA
- a CDS encoding AI-2E family transporter, producing the protein MDNSNLYFRSFLLLLAAVSIAFIWILLPYYGAIFWGAILAIIFMPLNRSLLGKMRGRRNLAALATLLIIILIVIIPMILITASLLQEGASVYQRISSGQLNLGAYFEQIMNALPESVHDVMMRFGVGDVFSLREKLSSMALEGSKYLASQAVNVGQNTFQFLISMGIMLYLLFFLLRDGGSLARHSKHLIPLSEEHKQHLFRKFATVVRATVKGNIVVAATQGTLGGLMFWFLGIQGALLWGVLMAFLSLLPAVGAAIIWVPVAVYFLVTGAVWQGVTLTLFGVLVIGLVDNILRPLLVGKDTKIPDYVILVSTLGGLAVFGLNGFVIGPLFAALFIACWDLFPSAIRMNHEE; encoded by the coding sequence ATGGATAACTCCAATCTTTATTTCCGCTCCTTCCTGCTGCTTCTGGCAGCGGTCAGCATAGCGTTCATCTGGATACTACTGCCCTACTATGGGGCTATTTTCTGGGGCGCGATTCTGGCCATCATCTTTATGCCCTTGAACCGCAGCTTGCTGGGAAAAATGCGCGGCCGTCGCAACCTGGCCGCCCTGGCCACGCTGCTGATCATCATTTTGATCGTCATCATTCCAATGATATTGATCACGGCATCATTGCTGCAGGAAGGCGCCAGCGTCTACCAGCGCATCAGCTCGGGCCAGCTGAACTTGGGCGCCTACTTCGAACAAATCATGAATGCCCTGCCCGAGTCCGTGCACGATGTAATGATGCGCTTTGGGGTGGGCGACGTCTTCAGCCTCCGTGAAAAGCTGTCCAGCATGGCTTTGGAAGGTAGCAAATACCTGGCATCCCAGGCCGTCAACGTAGGCCAGAATACCTTTCAGTTCCTGATCAGCATGGGCATCATGCTGTATTTGCTGTTCTTCCTGCTGCGCGATGGCGGCAGCCTGGCCCGCCACAGCAAGCATTTGATCCCTCTTAGCGAAGAGCACAAGCAGCATCTGTTCCGTAAATTCGCCACCGTAGTGCGCGCCACCGTCAAGGGCAACATTGTTGTCGCGGCCACGCAAGGTACGCTGGGCGGCCTGATGTTCTGGTTCCTGGGCATACAGGGCGCCTTGCTGTGGGGCGTACTCATGGCTTTCCTGTCTTTGCTGCCTGCCGTGGGCGCCGCCATCATCTGGGTTCCTGTCGCCGTTTACTTCCTGGTTACCGGCGCTGTCTGGCAAGGCGTCACCCTGACCCTGTTTGGTGTACTGGTCATAGGCTTGGTCGACAATATCTTGCGCCCTTTGCTGGTGGGCAAAGACACCAAGATCCCAGACTACGTGATTTTGGTTTCAACGCTGGGCGGCCTGGCCGTATTTGGCTTGAACGGCTTTGTCATCGGCCCCTTGTTCGCTGCCCTGTTCATCGCCTGCTGGGACTTGTTCCCATCGGCCATCAGAATGAACCACGAAGAATAA
- a CDS encoding carbonic anhydrase, translated as MFPSRLTAGYQSFLNGRLARERARYEELSKSGQHPEIMVIGCGDSRVAPETIFDAGPGEIFVIRNIANLVPPCETDVETSFHGTSAAIEFGVNALKVKHIVVLGHASCGGVAAFANKAAPLSKRDFIGKWMSQIAPVAERVGPPGADRQGWIQQLEWAVVDYSLENLMTFPAVREAVDAGTLTLHGAYFGVGTGLLFIRDSKTGRFAPYSEEC; from the coding sequence GTGTTTCCATCCAGGCTGACTGCTGGTTATCAATCTTTTTTAAACGGCCGGCTTGCCCGCGAACGGGCGCGCTATGAAGAACTTTCCAAATCCGGGCAACATCCGGAAATCATGGTCATTGGCTGCGGAGACTCCCGTGTGGCGCCCGAAACCATCTTCGACGCAGGCCCCGGCGAGATATTCGTCATACGCAATATCGCCAACCTTGTACCTCCCTGCGAAACTGACGTAGAAACCTCATTTCATGGCACCAGCGCGGCCATCGAGTTCGGAGTCAACGCGTTGAAAGTCAAGCATATAGTAGTGCTGGGCCATGCCAGTTGCGGGGGTGTAGCCGCCTTTGCCAACAAGGCCGCCCCCTTGTCCAAGCGCGATTTCATCGGCAAATGGATGTCGCAGATAGCGCCCGTTGCCGAGCGTGTCGGCCCTCCCGGAGCCGACCGCCAAGGCTGGATACAGCAGTTGGAGTGGGCAGTCGTCGACTACAGCCTAGAAAACCTGATGACTTTTCCCGCGGTACGTGAAGCCGTGGATGCAGGCACACTGACGCTGCATGGCGCGTACTTTGGGGTCGGCACCGGTCTGCTGTTTATCCGTGACTCCAAAACGGGACGTTTCGCCCCCTACTCCGAAGAGTGCTAG
- a CDS encoding acyl-CoA thioesterase has translation MDLPAHQLTMTVLMTPDTANFSGKVHGGAILKLLDQVAYACASRYAGRYVVTLSVDQVMFRQPIKVGELVTFLASVNHTGNSSMEIGIKVIAEDIRDKVVRHVNSCFFTMIAVDDDGKPAKVPVLTPNTADEHRRFAAAEIRREVRREMEKKFKAARSGS, from the coding sequence ATGGACCTGCCCGCACACCAATTGACGATGACTGTCTTGATGACCCCCGATACCGCCAATTTTTCAGGAAAGGTACACGGTGGCGCCATCTTGAAGCTTTTGGACCAAGTCGCGTATGCATGCGCCAGTCGATATGCTGGCCGTTATGTGGTGACCTTGAGCGTGGATCAGGTGATGTTCCGCCAGCCTATTAAAGTGGGTGAGCTGGTGACTTTTCTGGCCTCGGTAAACCATACCGGCAATTCTTCAATGGAAATAGGCATCAAAGTCATTGCCGAGGACATCAGAGACAAAGTGGTGCGCCACGTCAATAGCTGTTTTTTCACCATGATCGCTGTCGACGATGACGGTAAACCAGCAAAGGTTCCTGTACTGACTCCCAATACGGCAGATGAGCATCGTCGATTTGCTGCTGCTGAAATCCGCCGGGAGGTGAGACGCGAAATGGAGAAGAAGTTCAAAGCTGCACGCAGCGGCTCGTAA
- the rlmH gene encoding 23S rRNA (pseudouridine(1915)-N(3))-methyltransferase RlmH, whose translation MKLIVVAVGLRMPEWVETAWYDYAKRLPSDCSLELKEIKPEPRTSGKTPAQMMQAEARRIEAAIPAHALLIALDERGKDISTMGLSAELEKWRGEGHDVVFLVGGPDGLDPALKQSCHGKLRLSSLTLPHPMVRVVLAEQLYRAWAIMTGHPYHRA comes from the coding sequence ATGAAACTCATCGTTGTGGCCGTTGGCCTACGCATGCCGGAATGGGTAGAAACGGCCTGGTACGATTATGCCAAGCGTCTGCCATCCGACTGCTCGCTTGAGCTGAAAGAAATCAAGCCGGAACCTCGCACATCCGGCAAAACCCCCGCACAGATGATGCAGGCCGAGGCCCGGCGCATCGAGGCCGCCATTCCGGCCCACGCCCTACTCATCGCACTGGATGAACGTGGCAAAGACATCAGTACCATGGGACTGTCAGCCGAGCTTGAAAAGTGGCGTGGCGAGGGGCACGACGTGGTCTTTCTTGTGGGCGGGCCCGATGGCCTGGACCCGGCGCTGAAGCAGTCCTGTCACGGCAAGCTGCGGCTGTCCTCGCTGACACTGCCCCACCCCATGGTGCGCGTCGTGCTCGCTGAACAACTATATAGAGCCTGGGCTATCATGACAGGCCACCCATATCATCGGGCCTGA
- the nadD gene encoding nicotinate (nicotinamide) nucleotide adenylyltransferase encodes MAVKTGLLGGSFDPIHLAHIGLARAAWQFLNLAGVQLIPAANPWQREPLAASGAHRLAMLDIAIRQQPYLSINPIEIERGGASYTIDTLRQLPAGPEYYWILGADQLENFCSWDSWQDITRLAYLAVAQRPGAVLQAPADLNEHLGAIGRKLIHLPFDPTPISATLIRQRLATGESTAGLLDVAVEQYIKQKGLYLAPST; translated from the coding sequence ATGGCTGTGAAAACAGGCCTGCTGGGCGGGAGCTTCGACCCCATACACTTGGCCCATATTGGCCTGGCTCGTGCGGCCTGGCAGTTTCTGAATCTTGCAGGCGTGCAGCTGATACCTGCGGCCAACCCCTGGCAGCGCGAACCGCTGGCTGCCAGCGGCGCCCATAGGCTGGCCATGCTGGACATTGCCATACGACAGCAGCCGTATCTAAGCATTAACCCCATAGAAATAGAACGGGGCGGCGCCAGCTACACCATAGACACGCTGCGCCAGCTGCCGGCTGGCCCAGAGTACTACTGGATACTGGGCGCCGACCAACTGGAAAACTTCTGCTCATGGGACTCATGGCAGGATATTACCCGCCTGGCATACCTGGCCGTCGCACAGCGGCCCGGCGCTGTACTGCAAGCTCCTGCCGACCTGAACGAACACCTGGGCGCCATAGGCCGCAAGTTGATCCACCTACCCTTCGATCCCACACCGATATCGGCCACCCTAATCCGGCAGCGCCTGGCCACGGGTGAATCCACTGCAGGCCTGCTGGATGTTGCTGTCGAGCAATATATTAAACAAAAAGGGCTGTATCTGGCCCCTTCCACCTAA
- a CDS encoding CaiB/BaiF CoA-transferase family protein has product MSDTRVHSGPLAGVRVLELAQIMAGPTCGMMLADMGADVVKVEKLPGGDDSRGYSEPRVNGVSAPFMILNRNKRGMALNLKLPKGRDILLRMVRDADVLTENYRRGTLEKLGLGYDVLSKVNPGLIYCAVSGYGRDGPYGDKAGFDLIAQGFSGLMSITGEPGRPPMKTGNSIADINAGILAAAGIMAAYIHKLKTGQGQVVETSLMEAAIQQTYWHAASYFATGESVGPTGSAHLLTAPYQAFRTRDSWINIGGANQANWERIAEVMGHREWLKDARFATNSNRMANLDALVVLMDAVLREHDTAYWIEAFDAAGVPAGPVHTIGQALSHPQTLARGMVVDLDHTQAGPTKALGCPIHFSRTPTQVRQPAPALGQHSRELLREAGYADADIDSFVAEGVVA; this is encoded by the coding sequence ATGTCTGATACACGGGTTCACAGTGGACCGCTGGCTGGCGTGCGGGTACTGGAGTTGGCCCAGATTATGGCCGGGCCCACGTGCGGAATGATGCTGGCTGACATGGGGGCCGATGTTGTCAAGGTCGAAAAGCTGCCAGGTGGCGATGATTCACGTGGTTATAGCGAACCTCGGGTGAATGGGGTGTCGGCGCCCTTCATGATTTTGAACCGCAACAAGCGGGGTATGGCGCTGAACCTCAAGCTGCCCAAGGGTCGGGACATTCTGCTGCGCATGGTCCGCGATGCCGACGTGCTGACCGAGAACTATAGGCGCGGCACGCTGGAAAAGCTCGGTCTGGGCTACGATGTCTTATCCAAGGTCAATCCGGGCCTGATCTATTGCGCGGTGTCTGGCTATGGGCGCGATGGACCCTACGGCGACAAAGCTGGTTTCGATCTCATCGCCCAGGGTTTCTCTGGCCTGATGTCGATTACCGGCGAACCGGGACGCCCACCGATGAAGACGGGTAACTCGATCGCCGACATTAATGCCGGAATCCTCGCGGCGGCGGGCATCATGGCCGCCTATATCCATAAACTCAAGACTGGCCAGGGTCAGGTGGTCGAGACCTCGCTGATGGAGGCTGCGATTCAACAAACCTACTGGCATGCGGCTTCCTACTTTGCCACCGGCGAGTCTGTGGGGCCCACCGGCTCCGCCCATTTGCTGACTGCTCCCTATCAAGCCTTTCGCACGCGCGACAGCTGGATCAACATTGGTGGGGCGAATCAAGCAAACTGGGAACGCATCGCCGAAGTCATGGGCCATCGCGAATGGCTCAAGGATGCCCGCTTTGCCACCAATAGCAATCGGATGGCCAACCTGGATGCTCTGGTTGTGCTGATGGATGCGGTCTTGCGAGAGCACGATACTGCTTACTGGATCGAGGCGTTTGACGCGGCGGGTGTGCCGGCTGGGCCCGTACACACCATAGGCCAGGCGCTCTCGCACCCCCAGACGCTGGCGCGCGGCATGGTGGTCGACCTTGACCACACGCAGGCAGGTCCAACCAAGGCTCTGGGGTGCCCAATTCATTTCTCTCGGACGCCGACCCAAGTACGTCAACCAGCGCCCGCATTGGGGCAACATAGCCGTGAGCTGCTTCGTGAGGCCGGCTATGCCGATGCTGATATCGATAGTTTCGTCGCCGAGGGAGTGGTGGCGTAA
- a CDS encoding enoyl-CoA hydratase/isomerase family protein: MSDLILVQHDGPIVTVVLNRPDKLNAMTRPMWRRLGEVIEQLSADDAVRCIIMRGAGEKSFSPGNDIAEFETERSNKAQAIEYGHVMHSAVRALTQCKHPLVAQIHGICVGGGLEIAALCDIRICGESSRFGAPIKNLGLVMAYPELESIVRLTGPVIALEILLEGRVFGAAEAKEKGLVTRIVPDSQVAEQAQAAARRIAEGAPLVARWHKKFARRLSDSTPISEAEYDECFDCFDTEDFRIGYAAFLAKQTPAFRGQ; the protein is encoded by the coding sequence ATGTCAGATCTGATACTGGTGCAGCACGATGGCCCGATCGTCACTGTTGTGCTGAACCGTCCCGATAAGCTCAATGCCATGACGCGTCCCATGTGGCGCCGACTGGGCGAGGTGATAGAGCAGCTGTCCGCTGATGATGCGGTGCGCTGCATCATCATGCGGGGCGCAGGTGAAAAATCATTTTCCCCGGGCAATGACATTGCCGAGTTCGAGACAGAGCGCTCCAACAAGGCGCAGGCCATTGAATATGGGCATGTCATGCACAGTGCTGTACGAGCTTTGACTCAATGCAAGCATCCCTTGGTGGCGCAGATCCATGGGATCTGCGTGGGCGGAGGGCTGGAGATCGCCGCCCTTTGTGATATACGCATTTGTGGGGAGTCCAGCCGATTCGGCGCGCCGATCAAGAACCTTGGGTTGGTAATGGCCTACCCAGAGCTGGAGTCCATCGTGCGGCTGACAGGTCCGGTGATTGCACTAGAGATACTGCTCGAGGGCAGGGTTTTCGGAGCAGCGGAAGCTAAGGAAAAAGGGCTGGTCACGCGTATCGTCCCCGACTCTCAGGTTGCCGAACAGGCGCAGGCAGCGGCGAGGCGCATTGCGGAAGGGGCGCCGCTGGTGGCGCGCTGGCACAAGAAATTCGCTCGTCGCCTGAGCGATAGCACGCCGATCTCCGAGGCCGAGTACGACGAGTGCTTTGATTGTTTCGATACCGAGGACTTTCGCATTGGTTATGCCGCGTTCCTCGCCAAGCAAACACCTGCATTTCGCGGGCAATAA
- a CDS encoding nucleoside triphosphate pyrophosphatase: MSLPFIYLASASPRRHEILLQMGVEHEVLHVPAPPGEDEPRLANEAPAVYVCRTAREKAQRAVHWLAKQVASADQSGKPLNSNTPVLSADTTVILDDDILGKPADPEQAGSMLRRLSGRVHTVHTAVVVAHAGILHEAVSITQVRFKELTHTDIRTYCASGEPMGKAGAYGIQGRAGLFVEHIAGSYTGVMGLPVFETGKLLQACI; encoded by the coding sequence ATGAGTCTGCCATTCATCTACCTGGCCTCGGCCAGCCCGCGCCGCCATGAAATCCTGCTGCAAATGGGTGTGGAACACGAAGTACTGCACGTGCCTGCCCCTCCCGGAGAGGACGAGCCGCGCCTGGCCAACGAGGCGCCCGCTGTTTATGTGTGCCGCACCGCCCGTGAAAAGGCTCAGCGTGCCGTGCACTGGCTGGCCAAGCAGGTTGCGTCCGCCGATCAGTCTGGCAAGCCCCTGAACAGCAACACCCCGGTTCTGTCGGCCGACACTACCGTCATACTTGACGATGATATCCTGGGCAAGCCTGCTGATCCGGAACAGGCCGGCAGCATGTTGCGCCGGCTTTCCGGCCGCGTGCATACGGTGCACACTGCAGTCGTGGTGGCGCACGCGGGCATCTTGCATGAGGCCGTCTCGATCACCCAGGTGCGATTCAAAGAACTCACCCACACCGATATCCGCACCTATTGCGCCAGCGGCGAGCCCATGGGCAAAGCCGGCGCCTACGGCATACAGGGTCGCGCGGGCCTTTTCGTAGAGCATATCGCCGGCAGTTATACCGGAGTGATGGGGTTGCCGGTTTTCGAGACTGGAAAATTGTTGCAAGCATGCATCTGA
- the hemF gene encoding oxygen-dependent coproporphyrinogen oxidase gives MTVPMSAAYDYFLDLQTRIVAALEAADGTSFQTDQWQRDEGGGGISRYLEGGPLLERAGVLFSHVQGKTLPPSASAHRKELAGRPWEAMGVSMVLHPRNPYIPTVHMNVRLFVAHAAPDSGDDDVYWFGGGLDLTPYYAFEEDARHFHQICHDAVAPFGDEKYPAYKKWCDEYFYLKHRDETRGVGGLFFDDLNEQDFAHSFALTRSVGDCFLDAYMPIVERRRTMAYTEKQRDFQAYRRGRYVEFNLVFDRGTLFGLQSGGRTESILLSMPPTASWRYNWTPAEGTPEAALSDFLKPRAWL, from the coding sequence ATGACGGTACCCATGTCCGCCGCTTACGACTACTTTCTGGATCTGCAAACACGTATTGTTGCCGCCCTGGAAGCAGCCGACGGCACAAGTTTCCAAACCGACCAGTGGCAGCGCGATGAAGGCGGTGGCGGCATTTCCCGTTATCTGGAAGGCGGCCCATTGCTCGAACGTGCGGGCGTGCTGTTCAGCCATGTGCAGGGCAAGACCCTGCCCCCATCGGCCAGTGCACACCGCAAGGAGCTGGCGGGCAGGCCCTGGGAAGCCATGGGCGTGTCCATGGTGCTGCATCCACGCAACCCCTATATTCCGACCGTCCACATGAACGTCCGCCTGTTCGTCGCGCACGCGGCGCCCGACAGCGGCGACGATGATGTGTACTGGTTCGGCGGCGGGCTGGACCTGACCCCTTATTACGCTTTCGAAGAAGACGCCCGCCACTTCCACCAGATCTGCCACGACGCAGTAGCGCCGTTCGGCGACGAAAAATACCCCGCCTACAAGAAATGGTGCGACGAATACTTTTATCTGAAGCATCGCGATGAAACCCGCGGCGTGGGCGGCCTGTTTTTCGACGACCTGAACGAACAGGACTTTGCTCATAGCTTCGCCCTGACCCGTTCGGTAGGCGATTGCTTCCTGGACGCCTACATGCCCATCGTCGAAAGACGCCGGACCATGGCCTACACCGAAAAACAGCGCGACTTCCAGGCTTACCGTCGTGGCCGCTATGTGGAATTCAATCTGGTCTTTGACCGGGGCACGCTCTTTGGCCTGCAATCCGGCGGCCGTACCGAGTCGATTTTGCTGTCCATGCCCCCCACGGCGTCATGGCGCTATAACTGGACGCCCGCGGAAGGCACGCCTGAAGCGGCGCTTTCCGACTTTCTGAAACCACGCGCATGGCTGTGA